One genomic segment of Borrelia miyamotoi includes these proteins:
- a CDS encoding flagellin yields MIINHNTSAINASRNNGINAANLSKTQEKLSSGYRINRASDDAAGMGVAGKLNSQIRGLSQASRNTSKAINFIQTTEGNLNEVEKVLVRMKELAVQSGNGTYSDSDRGSIQIEIEQLTDEINRIADQAQYNQMHMLSNKSAAQNVKTAEELGMQPAKINTPASLAGSQASWTLRVHVGANQDEAIAVNIYAANVANLFNGEGAQAAPAQEGAQQEGVQAVPAPAAAPVQGGVNSPINVTTAIDANMSLSKIEDAIRMVTDQRANLGAFQNRLESVKASTDYAIENLKASYAQVKDAIMTDEIVASTTNSILTQSAMAMIAQANQVPQYVLSLLR; encoded by the coding sequence ATGATTATAAATCATAATACGTCAGCCATAAATGCTTCCAGAAATAATGGCATTAATGCTGCTAATCTTAGCAAAACTCAAGAAAAACTTTCTAGTGGGTATAGAATTAATCGTGCATCTGATGATGCTGCTGGTATGGGTGTTGCTGGTAAGCTTAATTCACAAATTAGAGGATTGTCTCAAGCTTCTAGAAATACCTCAAAGGCTATAAATTTTATTCAAACAACAGAAGGAAATTTGAACGAGGTAGAGAAAGTATTAGTAAGAATGAAAGAACTTGCTGTTCAGTCTGGTAATGGTACATACTCAGATTCAGATAGAGGGTCTATTCAGATTGAAATTGAACAACTTACAGATGAAATAAACAGAATTGCTGATCAGGCTCAATACAACCAAATGCATATGTTATCTAATAAGTCAGCTGCTCAAAATGTAAAAACTGCTGAAGAGCTTGGAATGCAACCTGCAAAAATTAACACACCAGCATCATTGGCTGGATCACAAGCTTCATGGACATTGAGAGTGCATGTAGGTGCAAATCAGGATGAAGCAATTGCTGTCAATATTTATGCAGCTAATGTTGCAAATCTTTTTAATGGAGAAGGTGCTCAAGCAGCTCCAGCTCAAGAGGGAGCACAACAGGAGGGAGTTCAAGCAGTTCCAGCTCCAGCAGCCGCTCCAGTGCAAGGTGGAGTTAATTCTCCAATTAATGTTACAACTGCTATTGATGCTAATATGTCACTTTCAAAGATCGAAGATGCTATTAGAATGGTAACTGATCAAAGAGCAAATCTTGGTGCTTTTCAAAATAGACTTGAGTCTGTTAAGGCTAGCACAGACTATGCTATTGAAAACTTGAAAGCATCTTATGCTCAAGTTAAAGATGCAATAATGACAGATGAAATTGTGGCATCTACAACTAACAGCATTTTGACACAATCCGCAATGGCTATGATTGCACAAGCAAATCAAGTGCCTCAATATGTATTGTCATTGCTTAGATAG
- the fliD gene encoding flagellar filament capping protein FliD, whose product MSSGFFVPGVDSKYNTKEIRESMLKSDKAKVDSSVEKLESLEQEKYAWQMINKKLSTLNSLARQITSFNSPFNYMSGNSSNDNVLSISARYGAKNEAYKINVNQTAGSDIFLSENFKQKEISIPEGNYVFLVGNKEIKVRNNGDVESLVKDINNRGKGFLSAKIVKSDSSGNSRLVLQSLKEGEDNKLVMKGEALKLAKQIGILSELTTNFSPNLTEIINNQQNSSNKIYLDGDNIVLEPLSEIMISIPENIEISSRSKIKFEIKYYDTDSKGVLDKIIFNPGYATFEDAKVESEDSIIYLESDHKVPLKEKRYVQMNMVKINSNTGSLELPPINVASDFEKVEVEIGSLLDLKEINIENIANDKVCIIRNIEIFDPKNRDGYLPINAKSFAENAKIKFDGVDVERDSNIINDLIPNVTLNLKQSSDDAIVAKVEPDYDGIKKLLLDFLVAYNEVLAEINIVSSNESNLEGQKSDILKEWSYLSNDEKEKAYKNLGILRAEFALKNLKSRLESIMFNAYRTNDPDFSIINQIGVFTNSMSSSGGLSRYLQLDEKKFDDIIRSNINSVKELFAVDFNDDRIYDDGLAKMLGDYLSPLVSSGGFIYDKIKSYDLRISNQKNVVEDYRRKYEERGKKVEGELNTLDFTVKKMKEQENILKSLNFQRQNR is encoded by the coding sequence ATGTCTTCTGGTTTTTTTGTTCCAGGTGTGGATAGTAAATATAATACTAAGGAAATTCGTGAGTCGATGCTTAAATCTGATAAAGCTAAAGTAGATTCATCTGTGGAAAAGCTTGAGAGCTTAGAGCAAGAGAAGTATGCTTGGCAAATGATTAATAAAAAACTTTCTACTCTAAATTCTCTTGCAAGACAAATTACATCTTTTAATAGTCCTTTTAATTACATGTCAGGCAATTCTAGCAATGATAATGTTCTTTCTATATCTGCTCGATATGGTGCTAAAAATGAAGCTTATAAGATTAATGTTAATCAGACAGCAGGTTCTGATATTTTTTTATCTGAGAATTTTAAACAAAAGGAAATTAGTATTCCTGAGGGAAATTATGTATTTTTAGTTGGTAATAAAGAGATTAAAGTTAGGAATAATGGAGATGTTGAGTCTCTTGTAAAGGATATTAATAATCGAGGTAAGGGATTTTTATCTGCTAAAATTGTGAAGAGTGATAGTTCTGGTAATAGTAGATTGGTTTTGCAATCCTTAAAGGAAGGAGAAGATAATAAACTTGTTATGAAAGGCGAGGCTTTGAAGCTTGCTAAACAGATAGGTATTTTAAGCGAGCTTACAACAAATTTTAGTCCGAATTTAACAGAAATTATTAATAATCAGCAAAATAGTAGTAATAAAATTTATCTTGATGGGGATAATATTGTCTTAGAGCCTCTTTCAGAAATTATGATAAGTATTCCAGAGAATATTGAGATTAGTAGCAGAAGTAAAATTAAATTTGAAATTAAATATTATGATACAGATAGTAAGGGTGTTCTGGACAAGATTATTTTTAATCCTGGCTATGCTACATTTGAGGATGCTAAGGTTGAAAGTGAAGATAGCATAATTTATCTTGAATCTGATCATAAAGTTCCTTTGAAAGAAAAGAGGTATGTTCAAATGAATATGGTTAAAATTAACAGTAATACAGGTTCCTTAGAATTGCCACCAATAAATGTTGCAAGTGATTTTGAGAAAGTTGAAGTTGAAATTGGTTCGCTTTTGGATTTAAAAGAGATTAATATCGAAAATATAGCTAATGATAAGGTTTGTATTATTCGAAATATTGAGATCTTTGATCCAAAAAATAGAGATGGTTATTTGCCAATAAATGCCAAAAGTTTTGCAGAAAATGCAAAGATAAAATTTGATGGAGTTGATGTTGAGCGTGATTCAAATATTATTAATGATTTAATTCCTAATGTTACATTGAATTTAAAGCAATCATCAGATGATGCTATTGTTGCTAAGGTTGAGCCTGATTATGATGGGATTAAAAAACTTTTATTGGATTTTTTGGTAGCCTATAATGAGGTTCTTGCTGAGATTAATATTGTAAGTTCAAATGAGAGTAATTTGGAAGGTCAAAAATCAGATATATTAAAAGAATGGTCTTATTTAAGTAATGACGAAAAGGAAAAAGCTTATAAGAATTTAGGGATCCTTAGAGCTGAGTTTGCATTAAAAAATCTTAAATCGAGATTAGAATCAATAATGTTTAATGCTTACAGGACTAATGATCCTGATTTTTCAATCATTAATCAAATAGGGGTATTTACCAATTCTATGTCTTCATCAGGAGGTCTTTCTCGTTATTTGCAACTTGATGAGAAGAAGTTTGATGATATAATAAGAAGCAATATTAATTCAGTAAAGGAACTTTTTGCAGTTGATTTTAATGATGATCGGATTTATGATGATGGACTTGCTAAGATGCTTGGTGATTATCTGTCTCCTTTGGTAAGTTCTGGAGGATTTATTTATGATAAGATAAAAAGTTATGATCTTAGAATTTCTAATCAGAAAAATGTTGTTGAAGATTATAGAAGAAAATATGAAGAAAGGGGTAAGAAAGTTGAAGGAGAACTTAATACTTTAGATTTCACTGTAAAGAAGATGAAAGAGCAGGAGAATATCCTTAAATCTTTGAATTTTCAAAGGCAAAACAGGTAA
- the nagA gene encoding N-acetylglucosamine-6-phosphate deacetylase — protein sequence MPNFCLFNSKSVLTGNDKIDNSAVLIEDSKIFDIVTADRLEKIDLKKYEMIDVKGNYITPGLYDNHIHGFYGYGTDQCSTNSIIKMSQHLADYGVVGFLPTLYPRTIDEMIETIKACTEAIGKEKGSKILGLHLEGPFFSPEKKGAHPTSYLQKPSIEIMQKFIDAAGGTFTDSFGRKKTNIATMTVAPELKGMRELAMFCMENNITLQAGHTNAKYENMIEGFQVGILHTTHFFNAMSKLDHRNPNAIGAVLIHGDVSCELIADGCHIHPKLVLMLRKLKDISKLILVTDGLTPTLQKSGKLIANGEEVYLKNDGLFHTIANDTIAGSALTMIQGVQNLVEFGYSLSDAIQASSYNPTRIINLEKKGLICHGYDANINVIDKDLNLKLTMIESKVIFNKL from the coding sequence ATGCCAAACTTCTGTTTATTTAATTCAAAATCTGTGTTGACAGGAAATGATAAAATAGACAATTCAGCTGTCCTAATTGAAGACAGTAAAATTTTTGATATAGTAACAGCCGATAGACTTGAAAAAATTGATTTAAAAAAATATGAAATGATTGACGTTAAGGGCAACTATATCACTCCCGGTCTTTATGATAATCACATACATGGATTTTACGGCTACGGAACCGATCAATGCTCAACAAACTCAATAATTAAAATGTCACAACATTTAGCAGATTATGGAGTAGTAGGATTCTTACCAACACTTTATCCACGTACAATTGATGAAATGATTGAAACAATTAAAGCATGCACAGAAGCAATAGGTAAAGAGAAAGGCTCAAAAATTTTAGGACTTCATCTTGAAGGACCATTCTTCTCTCCTGAAAAAAAGGGTGCCCATCCTACATCATATCTTCAAAAACCAAGCATTGAAATCATGCAAAAATTCATAGATGCCGCAGGTGGTACCTTTACAGATTCTTTTGGACGAAAAAAAACAAACATTGCAACAATGACAGTTGCACCCGAGCTTAAAGGTATGAGAGAGCTTGCAATGTTTTGCATGGAAAATAACATAACACTTCAAGCAGGACATACCAATGCAAAATACGAAAATATGATTGAGGGTTTTCAAGTAGGCATACTTCACACAACCCATTTTTTCAACGCAATGTCGAAACTCGATCACAGAAATCCAAATGCAATAGGAGCTGTTCTAATTCATGGAGATGTATCCTGTGAACTCATTGCTGATGGATGCCATATCCATCCAAAACTTGTTTTAATGCTTAGAAAACTCAAAGATATAAGTAAATTAATTCTTGTAACCGATGGATTAACTCCAACACTACAAAAATCTGGGAAATTAATAGCTAACGGAGAAGAAGTGTACCTTAAAAATGACGGATTATTTCATACTATAGCAAACGATACAATAGCAGGCTCGGCTCTCACAATGATACAAGGAGTTCAAAATTTAGTAGAATTTGGATATAGTTTAAGCGATGCAATTCAAGCAAGTTCATACAATCCAACCAGAATAATTAATCTTGAAAAAAAAGGATTAATATGTCATGGCTATGATGCAAACATAAATGTAATTGACAAAGACTTGAATTTAAAATTAACAATGATAGAATCAAAAGTAATTTTCAATAAACTTTAA
- the nagB gene encoding glucosamine-6-phosphate deaminase encodes MRLIIRSNYKDISKWAANHVAMRIKEFSPTKDKPFILGLPTGSSPIEMYKNLIEMNKLRKISFENVVTFNMDEYIGLDKNHPKSYHSFMWNNFFSHIDIKKENVHMLNGNASNLATECKEYEKKIKSYGGIMLFVGGIGSDGHIAFNEPGSSLQSRTRIKTLTQDTIIANSRFFENDINKVPKSALTIGIGTIMDSKEVIIIVNGHNKARALKHAIEKGVNHMWTISALQLHKNAIIVSDEAATYELKVGTVKYFNDIEKDNFNNNI; translated from the coding sequence ATGAGATTAATCATTAGATCTAATTACAAAGACATTTCAAAATGGGCTGCCAACCATGTAGCTATGAGAATAAAAGAATTTTCACCAACAAAAGACAAACCATTCATTTTAGGACTTCCAACAGGTAGCTCGCCAATTGAAATGTATAAAAATTTAATTGAGATGAATAAACTTAGAAAAATCTCATTCGAAAATGTAGTTACATTTAATATGGATGAATACATAGGATTAGATAAAAATCATCCTAAAAGCTATCACTCATTTATGTGGAATAATTTTTTCTCACATATAGACATAAAAAAAGAAAATGTACACATGTTAAATGGCAATGCTTCTAATCTTGCAACTGAATGTAAAGAATATGAGAAAAAAATTAAATCTTACGGTGGTATTATGCTTTTTGTGGGAGGAATTGGATCTGATGGTCACATTGCATTTAATGAACCTGGATCATCACTGCAATCAAGAACAAGAATCAAAACCTTAACTCAAGATACAATTATTGCAAACTCAAGATTTTTTGAAAATGATATCAATAAAGTGCCCAAAAGCGCCTTAACAATAGGAATTGGAACAATCATGGACTCAAAAGAAGTGATTATTATAGTAAATGGTCACAACAAAGCAAGGGCATTAAAACATGCTATTGAAAAAGGAGTAAATCACATGTGGACAATTAGTGCTCTTCAGTTACATAAAAACGCAATTATAGTATCGGATGAAGCTGCAACATATGAATTAAAAGTTGGAACAGTAAAGTACTTTAATGACATTGAAAAAGATAACTTCAATAATAATATATAA
- a CDS encoding superoxide dismutase — translation MFKLPELGYDYDALEPYIDADTIKFHHTKHHNAYAVNLNSVLEKTEINYSEDIESILKNIQRFPKELQAAIRNNAGGYSNHNVYFRTLKPGNKDNILKNFEEHVNGTFGNLDNLKMALKDSAMNIFGSGWAWLVLHANKELQIISRPNQDSPLMENYKPILGIDVWEHAYYLRYQNRRAEYIDALFKALNWEEISRVYNEIIE, via the coding sequence ATGTTTAAATTACCAGAACTTGGTTATGATTATGATGCTTTAGAGCCGTATATTGATGCTGATACAATTAAATTTCACCATACCAAGCATCATAATGCATATGCAGTAAATTTAAATTCTGTTCTTGAAAAGACAGAAATAAATTATTCTGAAGATATTGAAAGTATATTAAAAAATATTCAGAGGTTTCCCAAGGAACTTCAAGCGGCTATCAGGAATAATGCTGGTGGATATTCTAATCATAATGTGTATTTCAGGACTTTAAAACCTGGGAATAAAGATAATATTTTGAAAAATTTTGAAGAGCACGTGAATGGTACTTTTGGCAATCTTGATAATCTTAAGATGGCTTTAAAAGATTCAGCTATGAATATTTTTGGAAGTGGGTGGGCTTGGCTAGTTCTTCATGCAAATAAAGAATTGCAAATAATATCAAGACCGAATCAGGACAGTCCTTTAATGGAGAATTATAAGCCTATTTTAGGTATTGATGTTTGGGAGCATGCTTATTATCTTAGATATCAAAATAGAAGAGCTGAATACATTGATGCGTTATTTAAGGCTTTAAATTGGGAGGAGATTTCAAGAGTATATAATGAAATAATAGAATAA
- the secA gene encoding preprotein translocase subunit SecA, translated as MLRAIFESTIGSKSKRDLKKYLPVLRNINKFESWALSLSDEDFAGETEKFRDELKEGKTLEDILERAFALSREAARRRLKERPYDVQLIAGLALHQGKIIEMKTGEGKTLSSVQAAYLNSLNGDGVIIVTVNDYLAERDSNWMKPVFDLLGVSVGVVLSNMDSARRKAEYDKDITYVTNNELGFDYLRDNMCFDLSQKSLRSFNYCIIDEIDSILIDEARTPLIISGSTDGDTSAYLEVNSLVSLLKECSKDLKTGDYPLEIDELDGDYTIDEKGKRISFTVNGLNNLEKILVAKGIIKGSMYVDSNFNYVHYMTQALKAHLLFFKDREYIVGDSGVEIVDEFTGRILKGRRYSDGLHQAIEAKEGVKVASENKTMATITFQNLFRMFNKISGMTGTADTEAKEFHRIYNLDVIVVPTNRLVSRIDEDDIIYYTEEFKFKAITDEVYEAYKKGQPVLVGTVSIEKSEILSNMFKNKGIKHEVLNAKNHFREALIIAEAGAKHSVTIATNMAGRGTDIKLGGNLEHRVRKKIGTGASLEEFQRAMQIEREQYLKDYAEVKDLGGLYVIGSERHESRRIDNQLRGRGGRQGDPGRSRFYVSLEDDLMRLFAGDNLRALMGKLGMATGEPITHSLLTKSLVNAQKRVEDRNFEIRKHLLEYDDVITNHREFIYSQRNSILIDNNIKERILLSSREYLDFLFDQIKGEVVTSSILSEINSIFAYMMESIGSVETMSILSLKDKLMEIARSNLDAKEELIGAELLNEFLKHEYLRNIDSKFQDHLANLDSLRESVYLRSYANKNPITEYKEESFTIFGELVKDIKVETLRRTLQMKVDLDSSGYKNKKLKNVSATHKKFSNVTFDKGDNASGVQIVRNAPKIGRNQPCYCGSKKKYKNCHGKD; from the coding sequence ATGTTAAGAGCGATATTTGAATCAACTATTGGTTCAAAAAGTAAGAGGGATTTAAAAAAATATCTTCCTGTTTTGAGAAATATTAATAAATTTGAGTCTTGGGCATTGTCTTTATCAGATGAGGATTTTGCTGGGGAAACGGAGAAATTTAGAGATGAACTTAAGGAAGGTAAGACTTTAGAAGATATTTTAGAAAGGGCGTTTGCTCTTTCACGAGAAGCTGCTAGAAGGCGACTTAAAGAGAGACCGTATGATGTTCAACTTATTGCTGGACTTGCTCTCCATCAGGGAAAGATAATAGAGATGAAGACGGGAGAAGGTAAAACTTTGTCTTCAGTGCAGGCTGCTTACCTTAATAGTTTAAATGGTGATGGTGTTATTATCGTTACTGTTAATGATTATCTTGCAGAACGTGATTCAAATTGGATGAAGCCAGTTTTTGACCTTTTAGGAGTTAGTGTTGGTGTTGTACTATCTAATATGGATTCTGCTAGGAGAAAAGCGGAATATGATAAGGATATTACTTATGTGACTAATAATGAGCTTGGATTTGATTATTTAAGAGATAACATGTGTTTTGATTTATCTCAGAAGTCTTTAAGAAGTTTTAATTATTGTATTATCGATGAAATTGATTCTATTTTGATTGATGAGGCTAGAACTCCTTTAATTATTTCCGGTTCTACCGATGGAGATACTAGTGCTTATCTTGAGGTGAATTCTCTTGTTTCGCTCTTAAAGGAATGCTCTAAGGATCTAAAAACCGGAGATTATCCTTTAGAGATTGATGAACTTGATGGAGATTATACGATTGACGAGAAAGGGAAGAGGATATCTTTTACAGTAAATGGATTAAATAATCTTGAGAAAATTTTAGTTGCAAAAGGCATAATTAAGGGTTCTATGTATGTTGATTCTAATTTTAATTATGTTCATTATATGACTCAAGCATTAAAAGCTCATTTACTTTTTTTTAAGGACAGAGAGTATATTGTTGGGGATTCTGGAGTTGAAATTGTTGATGAGTTTACGGGGCGTATTTTAAAAGGACGCAGATATTCTGATGGGTTGCATCAAGCTATTGAAGCTAAGGAGGGTGTTAAGGTTGCAAGTGAGAATAAAACTATGGCAACAATTACGTTTCAGAATTTATTTAGGATGTTTAACAAAATTTCTGGCATGACTGGTACAGCTGATACAGAGGCAAAGGAGTTTCATAGAATATACAATCTTGATGTTATAGTTGTTCCGACTAATAGGTTGGTATCAAGAATTGATGAAGATGATATTATTTATTACACTGAAGAATTTAAGTTTAAAGCAATTACTGATGAGGTTTATGAGGCTTATAAGAAGGGACAACCTGTTCTTGTTGGAACTGTTTCTATTGAAAAATCTGAAATTTTGTCAAATATGTTTAAAAATAAAGGTATTAAACATGAAGTTCTTAATGCAAAAAATCATTTTCGTGAAGCTTTAATTATTGCTGAAGCAGGAGCAAAACATTCTGTTACAATTGCAACTAATATGGCTGGACGTGGTACTGACATTAAGCTTGGTGGTAATCTTGAGCATCGGGTTCGTAAGAAAATTGGAACGGGTGCAAGTCTTGAAGAATTTCAAAGAGCTATGCAGATTGAAAGAGAGCAGTATCTTAAGGACTATGCGGAAGTTAAGGATCTTGGTGGACTTTATGTTATTGGTAGTGAACGCCATGAGTCAAGAAGAATAGATAATCAGCTTAGAGGCCGAGGAGGAAGACAAGGAGATCCTGGTCGATCAAGATTTTATGTATCGCTTGAGGATGATTTGATGCGGCTTTTTGCAGGCGATAATCTAAGAGCTTTGATGGGCAAGCTTGGGATGGCAACAGGTGAGCCTATTACACATTCTTTGTTAACAAAATCCTTAGTCAATGCACAAAAGCGCGTAGAGGATAGAAATTTTGAGATTAGAAAGCATCTTTTAGAGTATGATGATGTTATAACAAATCATAGGGAGTTTATTTATTCTCAAAGAAACTCAATTCTTATTGATAATAATATTAAGGAACGTATTCTTCTTTCTTCAAGAGAATATCTTGATTTTTTATTTGATCAAATTAAGGGAGAAGTAGTTACAAGTTCTATACTAAGTGAAATAAATTCAATTTTTGCTTACATGATGGAAAGTATTGGTTCTGTTGAAACCATGAGTATTTTATCTTTAAAAGATAAGTTAATGGAAATTGCAAGGTCTAATCTAGATGCAAAAGAAGAGCTAATAGGAGCTGAACTTTTAAATGAATTTTTAAAACATGAATATTTGAGGAATATTGATTCTAAGTTTCAAGACCATCTTGCAAATCTTGATTCTTTAAGAGAGTCAGTTTATCTGAGATCTTATGCTAATAAAAATCCAATTACTGAATATAAAGAAGAAAGTTTCACAATTTTTGGTGAGCTTGTTAAAGACATTAAGGTTGAGACTTTAAGGCGGACTTTACAAATGAAAGTTGATCTTGATTCTAGTGGTTATAAAAATAAAAAGCTTAAGAATGTTAGTGCTACTCATAAGAAATTTTCAAATGTTACGTTTGATAAAGGGGATAATGCATCAGGAGTGCAAATAGTTAGAAATGCTCCGAAAATTGGAAGGAATCAACCTTGTTATTGTGGTAGTAAAAAGAAATATAAAAATTGTCATGGAAAAGACTAA
- a CDS encoding LIC_12708 family protein, translating to MKKFYKIYLKLFFMIISCNTKTLNELGEQQFKIPFGTLPGEITPLENKVTNSSFDIKTYNGLVYIVEKKANKLMIFNSYGKLIQTYQNGIFNTNSDLKIKKIDFENIQAIYPSKDFIVVSDQIDYKKSKFNEKENIAYSARILILNKDSSIAVLGQEGQNGSPFPQVYDINIDEGNNIAIITVYHEGYIIYSYNKDLSPLYKIYVNTNILQIPEDERKKYNISIDKAYFDVNKQIIYVKTTHYENIRTNENINDLGVRIKNQYFYTMSLNKNKEFAIKNKITLPQNLLEDQQESFINIIGIQKDKIIASTNMKNLSNTLIWKLDNKGKIKEQMILIEPPNLKFLAESLSKDGILSILYEEKSGVSVYWWNLNNLLRL from the coding sequence ATGAAAAAGTTTTATAAAATTTATTTAAAGTTATTTTTCATGATTATATCATGTAACACCAAAACTTTAAACGAGCTTGGGGAACAACAATTCAAAATCCCATTTGGAACACTACCTGGAGAAATAACGCCACTTGAAAATAAAGTTACAAATTCAAGCTTTGACATTAAAACATATAACGGACTTGTATACATTGTAGAAAAAAAAGCAAATAAACTAATGATTTTTAATTCTTATGGAAAACTAATTCAAACTTATCAAAATGGCATATTTAATACAAATTCTGACCTTAAAATCAAAAAAATAGATTTTGAAAATATCCAAGCAATTTATCCATCAAAAGATTTTATTGTAGTATCAGACCAAATAGATTATAAGAAATCCAAATTTAATGAGAAAGAAAATATAGCATACTCTGCAAGAATATTAATTTTAAATAAAGATTCATCTATAGCAGTATTGGGACAAGAAGGACAAAATGGATCACCATTCCCGCAAGTTTATGATATTAATATCGATGAAGGAAATAATATAGCAATAATAACTGTATATCATGAAGGATATATAATATATTCTTACAATAAAGATCTCTCACCCCTTTACAAGATTTATGTAAATACAAACATATTACAAATACCTGAAGACGAGAGAAAAAAATACAATATATCAATAGATAAAGCATATTTTGATGTAAACAAACAAATCATTTATGTCAAGACAACCCATTATGAAAATATTAGAACCAATGAAAACATTAACGACTTAGGGGTAAGGATCAAAAATCAATATTTCTACACAATGAGCTTAAATAAAAACAAAGAATTTGCAATCAAAAATAAAATTACTCTACCCCAAAATCTACTAGAAGATCAACAAGAAAGTTTCATCAATATCATTGGAATTCAAAAAGACAAAATAATAGCATCTACTAATATGAAAAATTTATCTAATACCTTAATATGGAAACTAGATAATAAGGGAAAGATAAAAGAACAAATGATCTTAATTGAACCACCAAATCTTAAATTTCTTGCTGAAAGTCTATCTAAGGATGGAATACTCAGTATACTTTATGAAGAAAAAAGTGGAGTCAGCGTCTATTGGTGGAATTTAAATAATTTACTTAGACTATGA
- the alr gene encoding alanine racemase, with the protein MIKNKEIIINFKNLEHNVISIKNHVQKKELVATLKADAYGHGLIQTFQFLKKRGINYFGLFWIDDALKLKKIDKNTKILLYINTDKSSIKNLVKFNITPFIADYEYLSLIEKECKKQNKKIKVHLKVDVGMNRYGIKIENAFNLAIQIQNSKLVELEGICTHLPTTENTKITETQIEKFIYLINELKQKNVNPKYIHASNSEHITNYTINEKLNMVRPGLILYGYYSNPNSINNNLKLKPVLSLYSKIIFIKNIKKGEQISYSGLFTAKKEMQIGLVPVGYFDGIPQNTSNIFYYLIRNRKCFLRGKICMNISIIEIPNDLKINIGEKVEIISERLSLSILSKESGISEYEILCSIGKHEKKKYLY; encoded by the coding sequence ATGATTAAAAATAAAGAAATAATAATAAACTTCAAAAATTTAGAACATAATGTAATCTCAATCAAAAATCATGTTCAAAAAAAAGAATTAGTAGCTACGTTAAAAGCCGATGCCTATGGACATGGACTTATTCAAACATTTCAATTTTTAAAAAAAAGAGGAATAAATTATTTTGGCCTCTTTTGGATAGATGACGCTTTAAAACTTAAAAAAATAGATAAAAACACAAAGATATTACTTTACATTAACACGGACAAAAGCTCAATCAAAAATCTGGTCAAGTTTAATATTACACCCTTTATTGCTGACTATGAATACTTATCACTAATAGAAAAAGAATGTAAAAAACAAAATAAGAAAATCAAAGTTCATCTAAAAGTCGACGTTGGTATGAACAGATATGGAATCAAAATAGAAAATGCTTTCAATCTAGCAATTCAAATACAAAACTCAAAATTAGTTGAACTTGAAGGAATTTGCACACATTTACCAACAACAGAAAATACAAAAATTACTGAAACACAAATCGAAAAATTTATTTACCTCATAAATGAACTTAAGCAAAAAAATGTAAATCCAAAATACATCCATGCTTCTAACTCAGAACACATAACAAACTATACAATAAATGAAAAACTTAACATGGTAAGACCAGGACTTATCTTATATGGATACTATTCAAATCCCAATAGCATAAATAATAATTTAAAACTTAAACCCGTACTAAGCTTATATTCAAAAATCATATTTATTAAAAATATAAAAAAAGGAGAACAAATATCATACTCTGGTCTCTTCACAGCAAAAAAAGAAATGCAAATAGGACTTGTACCAGTTGGATACTTCGATGGAATTCCACAAAACACATCTAACATTTTCTATTACTTAATAAGAAATAGAAAATGCTTTCTTAGAGGCAAAATATGTATGAATATTTCAATCATAGAAATACCCAACGATCTAAAAATCAATATAGGAGAAAAAGTAGAAATAATCTCTGAAAGATTAAGCTTAAGTATACTTAGCAAAGAATCTGGAATAAGCGAATATGAAATACTCTGCTCAATTGGAAAGCATGAGAAGAAAAAATACTTATATTAA